Sequence from the Stenotrophomonas sp. 364 genome:
AGGGAATGTTCCGCGAAGGCCTGATCACCGATGCCGACGGGGAAGTGCTGTACGCCGATGACGTGGTCGCGCACGAGGCGATCCGGGTCGAGGGCGAACCGCTGGACCCGCCGCATGGCCTGACCCTGATGCTGCACAAGCCGCGCGAGTACACCTGTTCGACCAAGGACAAGGGCCGCTTGATCTACGACCTGCTGCCGCCGCGTTTCCGCGAGCGTTCGCCGCTGCTGTCGTCGGTGGGCCGGCTGGACCGCGACACCAGCGGCATGCTGCTGATGACCGACGACGGCGCGCTGCTGCACCGCATCGTGTCGCCCAAGTCGCGCCTGGACAAGGCCTATGAGGTCACCCTGGCCGAAGACCTGCGCGGCGATGAAACCGCGCGCTTCGCCAGCGGCACGCTGCTGCTGGAATCGGATGACAAGCCGCTGCTGCCGGCCGAGCTGCACGTGCAGTCGCCGCGCCAGGCGCAGCTGGTGCTGCACGAGGGTCGCTACCACCAGGCGCGGCGCATGTTCGCGGCGGTGGGCAACCACGTCGCGGCGCTGCACCGCAGCCGCATCGGCGGGCTGACCCTGGGGGGGCTCGGTGAGGGCGAGTGGCGCATTCTCGATGCCGCCGATCTTGAAACGCTCTTCAACGTGCCATGACCGCAATTGCCGCGCTGCCGTTCCTGCCCGACGCCGTCATCTTCGACATGGACGGCCTGATGATCGACAGCGAGCGGGTGTCGATCGCCTGCTGGACGCAGGCGGCGCACGAACTGCAGTTGCCGCTCGCCGATGGGTTCTGGCTGCGCTTCGTCGGCCTGGGCGACCGCGACTGCGAGCGCCTGTTGCTGCAGCACATCGATGCGGGGCAGGTGGCCGCATTGTTCGCGCGCTGCCATGACCTGTACGAAGCGCGCACGCAGGAAGGCCTGCCGCTGCGTCCGGGCATCCTGGACCTGCTGCAGCTGCTGCACGAGCACGGCATTCCCCGCGCGGTGGCGACCTCCACCCGGCAGCCGCGCGCGTCGCGCAAGCTGGCCGCGGCGGGCCTGCTGCCGTTCTTCGAGGTGGTGGTGACCAGCAGCGACGTGGCCCACCCCAAGCCGGCGCCGGACATCTACCTGCTGGCCGCGCAGAAGCTGGGCAAGGATCCGGCGCGCTGCCTGGCGCTGGAAGACTCACCGGCCGGCATCCGTGCCGCGGTCGGCGCGGGCATGACCGCGATCCAGGTACCCGACCTGGTGCACCCCGACGACGACCTGCGCGCGCTGGGCCACCGCATCGTCGACTCGCTGGCAGACGCGCATACCCTGCTGCTCCCGCACCTGCGCTAAACCGGATTCGATCAGGCGCACGGCGTCGCCGGCCAGGGTCATGCCCCTCCGAGGGGCGCATCGCGTGGCCCCCGATAGGGTCGGTTCCCCACCGACACTGGGCGCGCACATCCGCGCACAAAAAAACCCGGCGCGAGGGCCGGGTTTTTCGGTCATAGCATCAACCGTGCATCACACCCGGCCGAATACCAGCGCTGCGTTGGTGCCGCCGAAGCCGAAGCTGTTGGACATCACCGTGTTCAACTGCGCAGCCTGGCTTTCGCGCACAATCGGGAAGCCTTCCACCAGCGGGTCCAGCTCGCCGATGTTGGCCGAGCCGGCGATGAAGCCGTCGCGCATCATCAGCAGGCAGTAGATCGCTTCGTGCACGCTGGCTGCGCCCAGCGAATGGCCCGACAGCGCCTTGGTCGACGACAGCGGCGGCACGTCCTGGCCGAACACTTCGCGCACGGCCTTCAGCTCGGTCACATCGCCCAGCGGGGTAGAGGTGCCGTGCGTGTTGAGGTAGTCGATCGGGCCGGTCAGGTTGGCCATGGCCATGTTCATGCAACGCACCGCGCCTTCACCGGACGGGGCGACCATGTCGGCACCGTCGGAGGTGACGCCGTAGCCCACCAGTTCGGCATAGATGCGCGCGCCACGTGCCACGGCGTGGTCGTAATCTTCCAGCACCAGCATGCCGCCGCCACCGGCGATGACGAAGCCGTCGCGGTCCTTGTCGTACGGGCGCGAGGCGCTGGCCGGGGTCTCGTTGAAGCGGGTGGACAACGCGCCCATGGCGTCGAACATCACGCTCATCGACCAGTGCAGGTCTTCACCGCCGCCGGCGAACATCACGTCCTGTGCGCCATGGCGGATCAGGTCGGCCGCCGCGCCGATGCAGTGTGCCGAGGTGGCGCAGGCCGCCGACAGCGAGTAGCTCAGGCCCTTGATCTGGAAGGCGGTGGCCAGGCAGGCCGACACGGTGGAGCACATCGTGCGCGGCACCATGTACGGGCCGACCTTGCGCACGCCACGGGCGCGCAGGATGTCGGCCGACTCGACCTGCCACTGGCTGGAACCGCCGCCGGAACCGGCAATCAGGCCGGTACGCGGGTTGGCGACCTGCGCCTGGTCCAGGCCGGCATCGGTGATCGCATCGCGCATGGCGATGTAGGCGTACGCCGAGGCATCGCTCATGAAGCGCTTCACCTTGCGGTCGATCTGCGCGTCCAGGTCCAGTTCGATGTTGCCACCGACGTGGCTGCGCAGGCCGGCTTCGGCATGGTCGGGCAGGTGGCGGATGCCGGCGCGGCCTTCACGCAGTGCGCTGGAGACGGTGTCCAGATCGTTGCCCAGGCACGAGGTGATGCCCATTCCGGTAATGACGACGCGACGCATCAGAAGTTCTCGGTGGAAGTGAACAGACCTACGCGGAGGTCTTTGGCGGAGTAGATTTCGCGGCCGTCCACGAGCATGCGGGCGTCGGCCTGGGCCATCACCAGCTTGCGGTTGATGACGCGGGTGATGTCGATTTCGTAGCTGACCAGCTTGGCGTCGGGCAGTACCTGGCCGGTGAACTTCACTTCGCCGCAGCCCAGGGCGCGGCCACGGCCGGGCGCGCCCAGCCAGGTGAGGTAGAAGCCGGTGAGCTGCCACATGGCATCCAGGCCGAGGCAGCCAGGCATGACGGGGTCGCCGATGAAGTGGCAGCCGAAGAACCACAGGTCCGGGCGGATATCCAGTTCGGCGCGTACCAGTCCCTTGCCGTGGGGGCCGCCGTCGTCGCGGATGTCGGTGATGCGATCGAACATCAGCATCGGATCGTTGGGCAGGCGACCGCTGCCCGGGCCGAACAGTTCACCGCGGGCGCTGGCCAGCAGTTGTTCGCGCGAGAACGCGTGGAGACGAGTCATGGAAAGCGCAATCCTGAAGAAGCCATCGGGTAAAGCCGGCCATGGGCAGGCTGTGTTGCTGGAACCAAGTGCGCAAGAGTGCAGAGGAAAAGTGATTCAATCAAACGTTTTAACCGTACGCCGGCGTAGTGTTTTCAGCTTGAAAAACGCATGTTGTTGTTATGAAAAGACCATACTCAGGCGTGTGGCTGTAATCTTGTTCATCTACGCATCTGCTTCCAGGTCCGAGTCTTCCCGCCGTGTCTGTTCTGCGCAAAATCATCCATGTGGACATGGACGCGTTCTACGCGTCGGTGGAGCAGCGCGACGATCCGTCGCTGCGCGGCAAGCCGGTGGTGGTGGCGTGGAAGGGGGCACGTTCGGTGGTGTGTGCTGCGTCGTACGAGGCACGGGTGTTCGGGATCCGGTCGGCGATGCCGGCGTTGCGTGCGGAGCGGTTGTGTCCGGACGCGGTGTTCGTGCCGCCGGATTTTGTGCGCTACAAGGCGGTCTCGCGGCAGGTGCGGGAGATTTTCCTGCGGCATACGGATCTGGTGGAGCCGTTGTCGTTGGATGAGGCGTATCTGGATGTGACGATGCACAAGGGGGGGATGACGGTGGCGACGGAGATCGCGGCGATCATCCGTGGGGAGATTCGTGAGGAGACGTCGTTGACGGCGTCGGCGGGGATCGCGCCGAACAAGTTTCTGGCGAAAATCGCATCGGACTGGCGCAAGCCGGACGGTCAGTTCGTGGTGCCGCCGCATCGGGTGGAGCAGTTTCTGACGCCGCTGCCGGTGAACCGGGTGCCGGGGGTGGGGAAGGTGATGGCGGGGAAGCTGGCAGAGTTGGGGATCGTGACGGTGGGCGATTTGCGGTCCTTGCCGCTGGAAGTGTTGGAGGCGCGGTTCGGGACGTTTGGTGCGCGGTTGTTCAATCGGGCGCGCGGGATCGATGAGCGGGCGGTGGAGCCGGACCAGCCGGTGCAGTCGATTTCGTCGGAAGATACGTTCGCGGAAGATCTGCCGTTGGAGGCGTTGGAGGCGGCGATCGTGGAGTTGGCGGGGAAGACGTGGCGGGCGACGCGGAAGACGGAGCGGGTGGGGCACACGGTGGTGCTGAAGTTGAAGACGTCGCAGTTCCGGATCATTACGCGGAGTTTTACGCCGGAGTCGCCGCCGGAATCGGGCGAGGAGTTGCGCGATATCGCGCTGGCGTTGCGGGCGCGGGTGGATCTGCCGGCGGAGACGCGGTATCGGTTGGTGGGGGTGGGGTTGGGTGGGTTTCGCGAGCGCGAGGCGGTGAGTCAGCCTGGGCTGTTTGATCATTTGGAGGGTGGGTGAGTTTTGCTGTCTGCTGACAGCTAACTTCAACAGCCGGCGTGCTGGCGCTGAGGGGCTGGGTGGTGCGGGTGGGTTGGCGGGACACGCCGTAAATCCATCCCTGGAGGCTCGTGGGCGCCTTGCTCGTTTGTGCAGTCCTGCACAAACGGCAAGGCCGGGGTTGGGCGTCCTGCCTAACCCGTCCGGCGCATGCGCCGGACCCATGGCGCCCAACGGTCCCGCCAACCCACCCGCACCACCCCCGACACTCGGTCGGCGCGTGGGGGCGGGCAACGGCAACATTCGCTCAATTCTCATCGTGCACGTGATGCTTGTCGTGCTCGGGATTTTCCGCTCGGTGGGGTCGCATCCCGATCGACTGCCGATACTCTCTCAACGTTCTGTTGTGGCATCAAACTAAACAACGCGGTTATTTTTCTTTGACGCGTTACATCGATTTTTCTGCTGCTACGTGCGGCATCACGGCCACTCCACTTCGCACGGATGTCCAACGAACCTACGCCATGCATATCGTGCTCGGAATGCACTGCCCGGTAGGGTCGCATCCCGATCGAATGCCGATGCGCTGTCAACGTTCTGTTGTGGCATGAAAAAACCAACGCCGCGCTTTTTCTCTAACGCGTTACATCGCTTTTCTTTGTCGCATGTCACACCATCACGGCCACTGCATTTCCCCCTTTGCAACCTTCGCACTGATCTCCAACGAACCCACGCCTTGCAGGGTCGGGTAGCGCTTTTTCATCGCGGCGATCAAGGCGTCCGCATTCTTGCTGCGCGCGGTTTCTTCATCAAAGGCGCGGATGTAATCGGCGGTGAAGGTGAGGGCGGTGGCGTCCAGTGCGGCACCGCGGGCGTAGTGGCCGGGGATGACGCGGGTGGGCTTGAGGGCCGCGAGGGTGGTGAGGGTGGTCAGCCAGTCGGTGTGCGATTGGGGGCTTTGGGTGTCGGCCATCCAGACGTGTTCGCCGGCGACGATGGGGATGCCGCCGACGAGGGTGCGCAGGCTGGGGATCCAGACGACGGTGCGGTCCGGGGTGGGGCCATCGAGGCCGAGGATGCGCAGCGGTTGGCCTTCGAGGGTGAGGGTGTCGCCGTCGAGGACCTGGGGGATGACGATGCGGCTGGGTTTATCGGCGCCCATCTGTGGGCCCCAGTATGCGAGTTTGCCGGCCTGGGTGGCGGTGATGTGGGCGACGGTGGGGGCGGTGGCGACGATGCGGGCGTGGGGGAAGGCGTCCTGCAGGGTGGCCAGGCCGAAGTAATAATCGGGGTCGCCGTGGCTGACGTAAATGGTGGTCAGCTGCTTGCCGGAGGCGCGGATGCGCTGCACCAGCTGGGCGGCATCGGACGCGGCGAACTGGGCGTCGATCAGTATCGCGTCGCGGCGGCCGGTAACCAGGGTGGAGGCGACAGAGAACAGTGCTTTGTCGCCGGGGTGGTAGGGCTGCACCTGCAGCGCGTGTGCTTCGGCGGTGGCCGCGGTGGCCGCGGCGGCGTGGCTGATGGCCGGTGCGGTCACGGCGAGCGCGGTACCCAGCGTCAACGCCAGGGCCAGGGTGGTGCGGGAGACGTTCGGCATATCAAGAATTCCTGTGCAGAGCGGCCCCGGCATCACACCGGGGCCGAACGACCCCGGCATGACACCGGGACCAGACGGCCCCGGCAGGACACCGGAGCCGGTAGAGCCGACCGTTGGTCGGCTGCTTCACATCGGCGGCCGGGTCAGTACGAAACCGTGGCAATCTGCCGCACGTACTGCGGCGCTTCAATCTCGCTGACGAATGCGTCCGCGTAGTCGGGGTAGCTGATCCGGCTGTGGCCGTCATCGCCCACCAGGAAATTCTTCGCCTGGGTGCGGAAGCCACCGCGCTGCGGGCCGGGGCCGATCTCGGCGGCGGGGGAATAGAAGGTCCAGTCCAGGTCGTCGACGGCCTGCAGCTGCTTCAGCGTCTCGCGCGCGGCCAGGGCAACCGGCTTGTAGGCATCCGGGAAGCCCTCGGTATCCACCAGCTGCACGCCGGGGGCAACTTCCAGGCTGCCGGCGCCGCCGACCATGATGAAGCGCGGCACGCCGGCCTGGCGCGCGGCCTTGACCAGCGCGGCGCTGGTGGTGATCACGGTGCTGGGCGCATCGCCCGGACGCGGGCCGAAGGCGCTGGCCAGCACGTCGTGGCCGGCGATCACGGCGGCCAGGGCGTCGGTGTCGTCCAGCGCGGCGACGGCAAGCTGGGCGCCGTCCAGTTCGGCCGGCAGGTCGGTTTCGCGGCGCACGATGGCGGTGACCTGATGGCCGCGGGCGAGGGCCTGGCGGGCGATTTCACGACCGATGTTGCCGGTGGCACCAACGAGGGCGATTTTCATGGGGGCAGATCCGTTGAGGAAGGAACGCCAGCGTATGCGTCTGGAATCGAACGAAAAACCGCGTATAACGGGCTAATTTGTTGCGTGGATCGATCAGATGGACCGGATGACGGCGATGAACGTGTTCGTGGAGGTGGTCGAGCGCGGCAGCCTGACCGCGGCGGCCGAGGCGCTGGAGATGTCGCGGGCGATGGTGACCCGCTACCTGGCCGAGGTGGAGCGCTGGCTGGGCGCGCGGTTGCTGCACCGGACCACGCGCCGGATCAGCCTGACCGGCCCGGGCGAGGCGGCGCTGCTGCGGTTCAGGCAGATCCTGGCCATCGGCGATGAACTGCACGGCGAACTGGCCACCGACAACCCCGAACCGCACGGGCTGATCCGGGTCACGGCGAGCGTGTCGTTCGGGCAGATCCACCTGGCCGCCGCAGTGGCCGACTTCGTGAAGCGGTATCCGCTGACGCGGGTGGAACTGCTGCTGGTGGACCGCGTGGTCAACCTGGTCGAAGAACGCGTGGATATCGCGGTGCGCATCTCGCGTGCGATCGACCCGGCGCTGATCGCGCGGCGGTTGGCCCCTTGCCGCTCGGTGTTGTGCGCGGCGCCGTCGTACCTGGCCGAACGCGGCGCGCCGACCACGGCCGACGCACTGGCCGCGCACAACTGCCTGACCCACCACTACGTGGGCAGGAGCGTGTGGCACCTGCAGCGCGATGGCCGCGCGATTGCGGTGGCGGTGGGCGGCAACATCAGCGCCAATGAAGCATCGTTGTTGCTGGAGGCGGTACGCGCCGGCGCGGGCATCGCGATGCTGCCGACCTACCAGATCGCGCCGCTGCTGCGCAGTGGCGCGTTGATTGAGGTGCTGCCCGATTACCAGGTGGAAGAGCTGGGCATCCACGCGGTGTATGCGTCACGCCGGCAGCTGCCGACGATCATGCGCAGCTTCCTGGATTTCCTGGTGGATCGTTTTGCCAGCCCGGAGTTCCTGGCGCAGCTGTAAACACGGCCCAGGGATACCGCGTCCAGCTACCCGATGCCGGTAGAGCCGACCGTTGGTCGGCTGCTCTTGAACCAGCAACCGCGCATCAGCACGCCGTGCACCCGCAACCGCAGCGGGCGCGTGCAGCCGACCAACGGTCGGCTCTACCGGGGCGTGCATCGGCATCACACACGCACCTCCGTACAATGGCGCTTCCCTGCTGTGGAAGTGAGCATTGCCTTGTCGTATCCGTATCCGTTGGTGGTGTTCGATCTGGATGGCACGCTGGTGGACAGCGCGGCCGATATTGCCGAGGCGTTGAACCGCACGCTGCAGGACTGGCAGTTGCCCCGGGTACCGGAGGCCACGGTACTGACCTGGATCGGCGATGGCGTGCGGCGGCTTGTCGAACAGGCGTTTGGCGCGGCCGGCAGTGATATCGATCTGGACACGGTCATGCCCGGTTTCATGCGGCACTACGAGGCCTGCCTGTTGCGCAGTCCGCGCCTGTTCGATGGTGTGACCGAAACGTTGGCTGCCTTGCGCGAACGCGCGGTGACGCTCGCGATCTGCACGAACAAGCCGTCCGCGCTGGTGGCGCCGTTGCTGCAGCACTTCGGGCTGCAGGATCAGTTTGCGCTGGTGCTGGGCGGCGATTCGCTGCCGGAACGCAAGCCCAGTGGTGCGCCGTTGCGGCATATCGCCGCGCACTTCGAGGTGGCCGTCGAGGCCGCCTTGATGGTGGGCGATTCGATTACGGATTACCGGGCCGCGGTGGACGCGGGCATGCCGGTGGCGCTGGTGCGCTATGGCTATCCACGTGGGCTGGATCTGGACAACGTCGAGGCGGTGGCCGTGGTGGATGATCTGCGGGAATTGCTGGTGCTGTAACCGGCGGCGGTTGACACGTGTGCCGACCAACGGTCGGCACCTGCCAGGTTCAATGATTGTGCCGACCAGCGGTCGGCACCTACCGAGGGTGGGACGGCGGCAGTGCCGCCGTCCAGATCGCTTATTTCGGCTGGTAACGCACGCTCAGGCGGTACTCGCGGCCGGGCTGGTTGTACCAGGCCACCGTTTCGTAGTCGCGGTCGAACACGTTGCTGACCCGGCCGAGCACCGACCAGTCGCGGCTCAGCGCGTATTCCAGGCGCAGGTCGAGCGTGCCGTAACCGGCCAGACGCACGGTGTTGGCGGCGTTGTCGTAGCGCTTGCCGGCGCCGTTGGCGGTCAGGCCGGCGCGGAAGCCACCGAAGCTGCGGTCGATATCCAGGCGGGCGGTGTTCTGCGCGCGGCGCGCCAGCCAGTTGTCGAACTGCGCGCTGCCTTCGGTGCGGTTGCGCGGATCGGTGTGGCTGAGCTGGGCGTTCACATCGAAGCCGGCCAGCGTGATCGCACCGGTCAACTCGGCACCGCGGATGCGCGCCTTCTCCACCTGCGACATCATGAAGGTGGTGGCATCGTAGGTGATCAGGTCATCGATGCGGGTTTCATACACGTCCAGGCCCCAGCGCCAGCCGTCGCCCTGCTGGGCGATACCGACGTTGGTGCTCTTCGACTTTTCCGGGTCCAGGCCCGGCACGCCGCTCCACGGGTCGTACAGATCGCTGAAGGTGGGTGCCTTGAACGCGGTGCCGTAGCTGGCGTTGAGGCGGAACCCGCGGCCCAGCTCCAGGCCCCAGCCGAGGCTGCCGGTGGTGTGGTTGCCGAACTGCTCGTTGTCGTCGTTGCGCACGCTGGCCTGCAGGTGGTGCGCGCCGAAGCGGCCCTGGTACTGCACGAACACGCCGGTATTGTCGCGGCTGTCGACCCGGTAGCCGGCACTGCTGCCGTCCAGGTTGTCCTGGCTCCAGTCCACGCCGGCGCTGAGCAGCTGGCCCTCGGCGATGCCCACGTCGGCCTGCACCGAGGCACTGTCGCGATGGGTCTGCGCGGCACCCAGCCAGGTGCTGCCGTTGTAGTTGTCCGATTCGTTGTCGGCACGCCCGACGTTGGCGGTCAGGGTGAAGCGCTCGCTCGGGGTGTAATGCACCTTGCCGCCCAGCACCTGCTGCAGGGTTTCCGAATAGTTGTAGTAACCGTCGTAGTGGTTTTCGCCTTCGGCACGCAGCGCGGTCCCTTCCACGCTCAGCGCATCGGTCAGCGCGTAGCCACCGCGCAGGCTCATGGACAGGTTGCGGTAGCCGTCTCGGTCGGGCTCGTCGGCGCCGCAGCCGGCGAAGGTGGCCGCATCGCCCCGGCAGGAATTGATGCCGTCGGTGTGCTGGTAGGCGATGTCGGTGCCGAACCAGCCACGCGCGCCACTGCCGCCGAAGCCGCCGCTGGCCTCGCGCAGGCCGTTGCTGCCGCCGCCCACCTGGAAGTGCGGGGCGAAGGTGCCGGCGTTGCGGCGGGTGAAGATCTGGATCACGCCACCGATCGCATCGGCGCCGTACAGGCTGGACTGCGGGCCGCGCACGATTTCAATGCGCTCGATCTGCGCCAGCGGCAGGTCCTGGATCATGGCCAGGCCAAGGTCGCCGGTGTTGATGCGCACGCCGTCCACCAGTACCAGGGTGTGGGCCGAGTTGGTGCCGCGCAGGAACAGCGAACTCTGCTTGCCCAGGCCGCCGCTGTTGTTGAGGTTGATGCCGGCGCGACCGCGCAGCAGGTCCTGCAGCGACGGGGCCTGGCTGCGCTCGATCTCGGCGCGGTCGATCACCTGCGCCGGCGAGATGCTGTCCTGCAGGGCGATCGGGGTGCGGGTGGCGGTGACCAGTACCTGGTCCAGCGCGGTCGCCTCGTCCTGGGCCGACGCCAGCAGAGGCAGGGCCGACAACACGGCCAGGGAAAGGACTTGGATCTGCAGCTTCATCGATGACTCCATGCACCGCGCACGCCCGCGCGGCAAGGGGTGGGGATGATCGCGCTGCAGGGATGGATCGACGGTGGGCGAACGCGCACGGCGCCGCTTGCCGCCGCCATGCCCGCCGCATCGCAACCAGTCGTCTCCCAGGCCGGTCTCCGGGCTTGCGGGCCGATGGCCAGGGCCATCGCACCCGGCGCCTTCCCATGCGCAAGCACAGTGGCGTAATGCCGGGTGTTTCCACGCTTACCGTTGCGGGGGCAGCGCCGGAGTGGCAGGCAGGGGGCTGCTGCGTCACCGGCTTCCCGTTTCAACCTGCCGGCATGCGCCGCAGGTCACCTGGAAGTGCGCGCAGTGTAGAGCAAAGGCCCGCCTGCGGCAGCCGACGCACCGGGGCGGCGGGAGCGAGCGGTTAGAATGCCGCTCGTTTCACGATGTGATGCCCATGAACCCATCGAGGTTGCAGCACCGTTCCGCTCCGTCCACCGCGCAGGTTGCGGCGTGATCCTGGACCTGATCCGCCACGCCAGCACCGGCCGTGACGGCCACCTGGACGGGCGCAGTGATCCCGCGTTGGAAGACGGAAGCACCGAGGCCCTGTGCGCACGCTATGGGGGGCGGCAATGGCAACGGGTGGTGAGCTCCCCGCGCCAGCGTGCGCTGGCCACGGCCGATGCGCTGGCAGTGCCGCACGGGGTGGAGGTGGTGGCCGACGAGGAGTGGGCCGAACTCGACTTCGGCGATTGGGACGGCCAGGCATTGCATGACCTGCCGATGCAGGAGCTGTCGGCGTTCCACCTGGACCCGCACGCCAACCCACCGCCGCACGGCGAAAGCTGGGGCCACTTCGAGCGCCGCATCGCCCGTGGCCTGCACCGCTTGCTGGACGACCCCGATCCCCCGCCCACCCTGATCGTCAGCCATGGCGGGCCGTTGCGGATGGTGCTGTCGCAGGTGTGCGGCCTGCCGATGGCGATGTGCTGGGCACTGCGCATCGACCACGGCACCCGCCTGCAGCTGCGCGTGGAGCGCGAGGACGACCGCCTGTGGGGCGAACTGCTGGAACTGCAGCAGCCTTGATCGCGCGCGGCTCGCACCTGCGTAGAGCCGGGCTCTGCCCGGCTGGCGGCGGATGTGGTGGTGCACGCACGTAGAGCCGGGCTCTGCCCGGCTGGCGGCGGATGTGATGGTGCATGCACGTAGAGCCGGGCTCTGCCCGGCTGGCACTGGACGTGGGTTGCTGCGTTAGAGCAGCCGGGCAGAGCCCGGCTCTACAACAGCTGCTTGCGCGGTGAACAATGGGCGCATGGCGATGCGCTGATCAACGCGGCGCCTCTGTATCCGGAGGCGCGGCAGAGCCCGGCTCTACGCGGTTTCGTCGTCCGGTTCGAACGGCGGTGCGTCGTCGGCTTCATCATCGCGACGTTCGGCGGTGCGGTCGTAGACCGGGCCGGATGCTGGCGGTGCCTTTTTCAGGGGCTTGTCGGCGATGATGGCCTCGTACTCGGCCACCAGTTCGGTGCGGCGTGCTTCGGGCAGTTCCTGCCAATGGCAGTCCTGCAGCGCGCCTTCGAGCGAGTAGAGCAGGTTGAGGCTGGGCTTGAACCCGGCGCGGCGTACCTTCACGAACGCGCCGACCGCGCCGATCGCGGTCAGCTCTTCGGGCGTGCGCAACCCGACCTGACGCAGCCAGGCCGCGCTCTTGGGACCGATGTTGCGCAGCTTGGTGCTCATCCCAGGGCCTCGACGAACACCGCGGCGATCGCCTCCAGGCCGGCCTGGTCATCGGCGTCGAAACGCGCCAGCGAGGGGCTGTCCAGGTCGAACACGCCGATCAGGGTGTCGCCCTGGACCAGCGGCACCACCAGTTCCGAGCGCGACGCCGAATCGCAGGCGATGTGGCCGGGGAAGGCATCCACGTCTTCAATGCGCTGGGTCACGCGCTGGCTGGCCGCCGCGCCGCACACGCCCTTGTCCAGCGGGATGCGCACGCAGGCCGGCAGTCCCTGGAACGGGCCGACCACCAGCTCGGTACCGTCGAAGAAGTAGAAGCCGACCCAGTTCAGGTGCGGCAGGGCGTGGTAGACCAGGGCCGACAGGTTGGCCGCATTGGCAATGCGGTCGCGCTCGCCGTGTACCAGAGCGCGGGCCTGGGCCAGCAGCTGGCCGTACTGTTCCGGCTTGCTGCCGGTAAGCGTGGAAGTATCGAACATGCCCGGAGTCTAGCAAGCAGCAGGCCGCGCCGGGACCGCCGATAATGCACCGCTCCTTCCCGATTCCCGCCGTGATGACCGCCTACCCGCTTCCCGCCCTGTATGTCACCGGCACCGATACCGGCATCGGCAAGACCTTCAGCAGCTGCGTGCTGCTGCACGCGCTGCGCCAGCGCGGTGGCACGGCGGTGGGGATGAAGCCGGTGGCCAGCGGCTGCGAGCGCACCGCGCACGGCTGGCGCAACGAGGACGCCACCGCGCTGCTGGCCGCCAGCCAGCCGGTGCCGGCCTACGCCGACCTCAACCCGTATGCGCTGCCCCTGCCGCTGGCGCCGGAGCTGGCCGCCGCCGATGCCGGCGTGCAGCTGGCGCTGGGCCCGATCGAGGCGGCCTTGGGGCGGCTGCGCGCACAGGCCGACACGGTGGTGGTGGAGGGCGTGGGCGGCTGGCTGGCCCCGCTGTCGGCCACGCTGGACCAGGCCGACCTGGTCCACGCGCTGCGGCTGCCGGTGGTGATGGTGGTGGGGCTGCGGCTTGGCTGCCTCAACCATGCGCGGCTCACCGCAGCGGCGATCGCGGCCAGCGGGGCCCCCTGCATCGGCTGGATCGGCAACGAAGTCGACCCGCAGATGGCGCGCATCGACGACAACATGACCCTGCTGCGCGACCGCCTGGCGATGCCGTGCCTGGGCCGGCTGCCCTTCGCGCCCGGGGCCGATCCGGCCGGGCTGGCCGGGTGCCTGCAGCTGTAACCGCAGGCCAGCGCTCAGGCGTCGCGCAGGGCGCAGGCCAGCTGGCCCAGCGTGGCGATGGCGTCCACGTACGCCGCGTCCAGTTCCTGGCAGCACGACAACCGCAGGCAATGCCGGTAGCGCGCCCCGCGTGAGTACACCTGGCCGGGCATGAACACCACGCCGCGCGCCAAGGCCTGCTCGAACAACGCGCCGGTGTCGATGCCGGCCGGCAGC
This genomic interval carries:
- a CDS encoding TfoX/Sxy family protein: MSTKLRNIGPKSAAWLRQVGLRTPEELTAIGAVGAFVKVRRAGFKPSLNLLYSLEGALQDCHWQELPEARRTELVAEYEAIIADKPLKKAPPASGPVYDRTAERRDDEADDAPPFEPDDETA
- a CDS encoding GAF domain-containing protein, with translation MFDTSTLTGSKPEQYGQLLAQARALVHGERDRIANAANLSALVYHALPHLNWVGFYFFDGTELVVGPFQGLPACVRIPLDKGVCGAAASQRVTQRIEDVDAFPGHIACDSASRSELVVPLVQGDTLIGVFDLDSPSLARFDADDQAGLEAIAAVFVEALG
- the bioD gene encoding dethiobiotin synthase, which produces MTAYPLPALYVTGTDTGIGKTFSSCVLLHALRQRGGTAVGMKPVASGCERTAHGWRNEDATALLAASQPVPAYADLNPYALPLPLAPELAAADAGVQLALGPIEAALGRLRAQADTVVVEGVGGWLAPLSATLDQADLVHALRLPVVMVVGLRLGCLNHARLTAAAIAASGAPCIGWIGNEVDPQMARIDDNMTLLRDRLAMPCLGRLPFAPGADPAGLAGCLQL